In Aspergillus luchuensis IFO 4308 DNA, chromosome 1, nearly complete sequence, the following are encoded in one genomic region:
- a CDS encoding RNA recognition motif domain-containing protein (COG:S;~EggNog:ENOG410PNZQ;~InterPro:IPR000504,IPR012677,IPR035979;~PFAM:PF00076;~go_function: GO:0003676 - nucleic acid binding [Evidence IEA]) — MATEYDNENGRYDDEPRFARDRSASPRDEPRADRTRSRSPNGRVDDRAPIDPRKNLDDEEGAINTGSNLFVTGIHPRLTESDISRLFEKYGDVENCSIMVDPHTKESRGFGFVKMVTAEQADAAKEGLQGEVIEGRTLSIEKARRSRPRTPTPGKYFGPPKRDFRGGHRGGRGDRYDDRRGPYGGSWRRGDDYRYGRYDSYSDRRDYGGRDYRDYGGRRDYRDDYGYRGGGSSGGIDRYASGGREDRYSRDDRRDDRREERRGGSGGGYYDRDANPPSYGSAAPARDAYAGGGGSSAGGGGRSYDPRDDRYSTR, encoded by the exons TGATCGCACCCGTAGCCGTTCTCCCAACGGTCGCGTCGATGATCG CGCCCCCATTGATCCCCGCAAGAATctcgatgacgaggagggtgCTATCAACACTGGATCCAACCTGTTCGTCACTGGTATCCACCCCCGTCTGACCGAGTCGGATATTTCGCGTCTGTTCGAGAAGTACGGTGATGTCGAGAACTGCTCGATCATGGTCGACCCCCACACCAAGGAGTCTCGTGGATTCGGTTTCGTCAAGATGGTTACTGCCGAGCAGGCCGATGCCGCTAAGGAGGGTCTCCAGGGCGAGGTCATTGAAGGCCGCACTCTGAGCATCGAGAAGGCTCGCCGTAGCCGTCCCAGAACCCCGACTCCCGGAAAGTACTTTGGTCCTCCCAAGCGTG ATTTCCGTGGAGGTCACCGTGGCGGCCGTGGCGATCGCTATGATGATCGTCGTGGTCCTTATGGTGGTAGCTGGCGCCGTGGTGACGACTACCGCTATGGCCGCTATGACTCCTACAGCGACCGCCGCGACTATGGTGGTCGTGACTACCGTGACTACGGTGGCCGCCGTGACTACCGTGATGACTATGGTTACCGCGGTGGTGGCAGCAGCGGTGGCATTGATCGCTATGCTTCCGGTGGCCGCGAGGACCGTTACAGCCGCGACGACCGTCGTGACGACCGCCGTGAGGAGCGTCGTGGCGGCAGCGGTGGTGGCTACTATGACCGCGATGCTAACCCCCCGAGTTACGGCTCCGCAGCTCCTGCTCGTGATGCCTACGCaggcggcggcggtagcAGCGCTGGCGGTGGCGGCCGTTCCTATGACCCCCGTGACGACCGTTACAGCACTAGGTAG
- the SDC1 gene encoding COMPASS (complex proteins associated with Set1p) component (COG:S;~EggNog:ENOG410PTFD;~InterPro:IPR007858;~PFAM:PF05186) — protein sequence MADDNAATATTSEPQPQLNPPPPSTTSTTTTPFPPQNQQPQPHPHLNPEKDKIMASDSAANTPGADSAAATPSATTTTQVRPGGAPIRRYMNEKIVPHLLDGMTVVAKEQCVYHDTF from the exons ATGGCCGACGACAACGCG gcaacagcaacaacatccGAACCCCAACCTCAACTtaatcctccaccaccatctactacttctactaccaccactcccttccctccccaaaaccaacaaccacaaccacacccACATCTTAACCCCGAAAAAGACAAAATCATGGCTTCCGACTCCGCTGCAAACACCCCCGGTGCCGACTCCGCCGCTGCAActccctccgccaccaccaccacccaagtgCGTCCCGGCGGCGCCCCGATTAGAAGATACATGAATGAGAAGATTGTGCCGCATCTTCTTGATGGGATGACGGTCGTTGCGAAGGAGCAGTGCGTATACCATGATACCTTCTGA
- a CDS encoding fanconi-associated nuclease 1 (COG:S;~EggNog:ENOG410PJWP;~InterPro:IPR011856,IPR014883,IPR033315;~PFAM:PF08774;~go_function: GO:0003676 - nucleic acid binding [Evidence IEA];~go_function: GO:0004518 - nuclease activity [Evidence IEA];~go_function: GO:0016788 - hydrolase activity, acting on ester bonds [Evidence IEA];~go_process: GO:0036297 - interstrand cross-link repair [Evidence IEA]), giving the protein MSLLHYWDTLRPSAKRRKTTKEETDTGDEKDTPDSSDSPLIKSSETALPERLDYNPIPVEAGFGAAGDDSEVPPNSQTELESSLPAIQADNRAIEEYEASRAADDENEPDLRQRLRDGTWRKGRSSIYVDAFNLALETVLDEEAHLFDKAEMEVFRQWRELDYESQYLYVRLFLRKTSAWHRVNRLGYYSDIADMSRVVAELRRARNLPSTSEDGNSTDGTVPVDTSSVLGQDGEFKFAEEMDQITTLEEASSLLLLDELKTLARDAKVTGKSKKELVNALQRSSQKQTGLDWNSKSNGNNRHDHFIQKILDYTGDCIRLASGPRALFERVHLVFYRSTEWTEKSLTTIILAKISRRNFPEYVVCRTNSIFPSREILLEFESALRTQYQIDNLLEFNGTPTVELLTQVKDLAYKVYPRWKTLLHQEQQKEDTIYDYNEGAYLRRFSPAWVYTRIIHKGLHPLGRFKEHEEEHRLLSELLAQRLFHAARRGAWYQRKALLEEHYLWALKPSEGRTEEAQRKHWRRVALQTCETGLQDPDCHLIYHYDLQKRITKLERALKVVKREQHDFGHVRLAKPAERTIEGIQIERDEPTQTQPSTPADTTTTTTTTPTITTSSKRGRPTIWLDPRDGGECRVESMCLSWYRDRGWKGYHSEGGIIRTLFTYLFYDILYTYVPNVFQTPFQTSPLDLHTDAFYPTRLSQINHRLVEITNGESERLIRAVYADQSPRQTCAIGLDWSFELDDLVQIVRCFPGEALAAVCKVVAQEYQARGGGVPDLLVWRVYDGEEGRSDGDGDGNGKGKEGYGEVMFVEVKSANDRLSDSQRLWIHVLASAGVRVEVCNVVAKEVIRS; this is encoded by the exons ATGTCCCTGCTGCACTACTGGGACACTCTTCGTCCTTCCGCAAAGCGCAGGAAAaccaccaaggaagagaCTGACACCGGCGATGAGAAAGACACTCCCGACTCGTCTGATAGTCCGCTGATAAAGTCCTCTGAAACAGCGCTGCCGGAGCGACTAGATTACAATCCAATTCCTGTTGAAGCTGGGTTTGGGGCCGCTGGAGATGACTCCGAAGTACCACCAAACAGCCAAACCGAACTCGAGTCCTCCCTGCCTGCCATCCAGGCAGACAATCGCGCAATCGAGGAATATGAAGCTTCGCGCGCAGCTGACGACGAGAACGAGCCGGATCTCCGGCAGAGACTGAGGGATGGTACATGGCGGAAGGGTCGGAGTTCTATCTACGTGGATGCGTTCAATCTGGCACTGGAGACTgtgctggatgaggaggcgcaTCTCTTTGATAAGGCGGAGATGGAAGTGTTCAGGCAGTGGCGAGAACTGGACTATGAGTCTCAGTATTT GTATGTGCGTCTATTCCTCCGCAAGACCTCTGCCTGGCACCGCGTTAATCGGCTAGGCTACTACTCGGATATTGCAGACATGTCTCGAGTAGTAGCTGAACTGCGCCGCGCTCGCAATCTTCCATCGACATCTGAGGATGGGAATTCCACAGATGGCACCGTCCCTGTCGATACGAGCTCCGTCTTAGGTCAAGATGGCGAGTTCAAATTCGCCGAGGAAATGGATCAGATAACCACGCTGGAAGAAGCGTCCTCGCTCTTATTACTCGACGAGTTGAAAACGCTTGCCAGAGACGCCAAAGTAACGggaaagagcaagaaagagCTCGTAAACGCTCTACAACGATCAAGTCAGAAACAGACGGGCCTCGATTGGAACAGTAAATCCAACGGCAACAACAGACACGACCActtcatccagaagatcctcgactACACCGGCGACTGCATCCGACTGGCCTCCGGCCCTCGTGCGCTATTCGAACGAGTCCATCTAGTCTTCTACCGGTCCACCGAATGGACCGAGAAATCACTCACTACCATCATCTTAGCCAAGATCTCCCGCAGAAACTTCCCAGAATACGTAGTCTGTCGAACcaactccatcttcccctcgCGGGAGATCCTCCTAGAATTCGAATCCGCCCTGCGCACTCAATACCAAATCGACAACCTCCTCGAGTTCAACGGCACTCCCACCGTCGAACTGCTAACCCAGGTCAAAGACCTCGCCTACAAAGTCTATCCCCGGTGGaaaaccctcctccaccaggaACAACAAAAAGAAGACACCATCTACGATTACAATGAAGGTGCCTACCTCCGCCGTTTCTCCCCAGCATGGGTATACACtcgcatcatccacaaagGCCTCCACCCCCTAGGCCGCTTCAAAGAGCACGAAGAGGAGCACCGTCTCCTCTCCGAACTCCTAGCCCAGCGCCTCTTCCACGCCGCCCGCCGCGGCGCATGGTACCAGCGCAAAGCCCTCCTCGAAGAACACTACCTCTGGGCATTGAAACCCTCCGAAGGACGCACCGAAGAAGCCCAACGCAAACACTGGCGCCGCGTCGCCCTCCAAACCTGTGAAACAGGCCTGCAGGACCCAGACTGCCATCTCATCTACCACTATGACCTCCAAAAACGAATCACCAAGCTCGAAAGAGCCCTCAAGGTCGTGAAACGCGAACAGCACGACTTCGGGCACGTCAGACTAGCCAAACCCGCAGAACGCACGATCGAAGGTATCCAGATCGAGCGTGATGagccaacccaaacccaaccctcAACTCCAGctgacaccaccaccaccaccaccaccacccctactatcaccacctcctccaaacGCGGCCGCCCCACCATCTGGCTCGACCCCCGCGACGGCGGGGAATGCCGCGTTGAAAGCATGTGCCTAAGCTGGTACCGAGATCGTGGCTGGAAGGGTTACCACTCCGAAGGAGGCATCATCAGAACCCTGTTCACCTACCTCTTCTACGACATCCTCTACACCTACGTCCCCAACGTCTTCCAAACGCCCTTCCAAACCAGCCCGCTCGATCTCCACACCGACGCCTTCTACCCGACCCGTCTCTCACAGATAAACCACCGGCTGGTGGAAATCACCAACGGCGAGTCGGAGCGGCTGATTCGCGCTGTCTACGCGGATCAATCCCCGCGCCAGACGTGCGCGATTGGCCTCGATTGGTCCTTTGAGTTGGATGATTTGGTTCAGATCGTTAGATGTTTTCCGGGGGAGGCCCTCGCGGCTGTTTGTAAGGTCGTTGCCCAGGAGTATCAGGCTCGTGGGGGTGGGGTGCCGGATTTGTTGGTTTGGAGGGTgtatgatggggaggagggtaggagtgatggtgatggtgatggtaatggtaaggggaaagaagggtaCGGAGAGGTGATGTTCGTGGAAGTCAAGTCGGCGAATGATCGGTTAAGTGATTCGCAGAGATTATGGATTCATGTTCTGGCGAGTGCAggggtgagggtggaggtTTGCAACGTTGTTGCTAAGGAGGTTATACGGTCGTGa
- the RPS13 gene encoding 40S ribosomal protein uS15 (BUSCO:EOG0926514P;~COG:J;~EggNog:ENOG410PMVC;~InterPro:IPR009068,IPR000589,IPR023029,IPR012606;~PFAM:PF08069,PF00312;~go_component: GO:0005840 - ribosome [Evidence IEA];~go_function: GO:0003735 - structural constituent of ribosome [Evidence IEA];~go_process: GO:0006412 - translation [Evidence IEA]) yields MGRLHSKGKGISSSALPYSRTPPSWFKASTEQVVEQICKLAKKGATPSQIGVVLRDSHGVAQVKTVTGNKILRILKSNGLAPELPEDLYHLIKKAVAVRKHLERNRKDKDSKFRLILIESRIHRLSRYYKSVGVLPPTWRYESATASTLVA; encoded by the exons atggGTCGCCTTCACTCTAAGGGAAAGGGCATTTCGTCCTCCGCTCTCCCCTACTCTCGCACTCCCCCGAGCTGGTTCAAGGCTTCCACCGAGCAGGTTGTTGAGCAGATCTGCAAGCTCGCCAAGAAGGGTGCTACCCCCTCCCAGATCGGTGTTGTCCTCCGTGACAGCCACGGTGTTGCCCAGGTCAAGACTGTCACTG GTAACAAGATCCTCCGTATCTTGAAGTCCAACG GCCTTGCCCCCGAGCTCCCCGAGGACCTGTACCACCTCATCAAGAAG GCCGTCGCCGTCCGCAAGCACCTTGAGCGTAACCGCAAGGACAAGGACAGCAAGTTCCGCCTGATTCTCATCGAGTCTCGTATCCACCGTCTGTCTCGTTACTACAAGTCCGTCGGTGTCCTCCCCCCCACCTGGCGTTACGAGTCCGCCACTGCTTCCACCCTCGTCGCTTAA
- the gprM gene encoding protein gprM (COG:S;~EggNog:ENOG410PKEB;~InterPro:IPR017981;~TransMembrane:7 (o87-109i121-140o160-180i201-223o243-270i312-333o378-399i);~go_component: GO:0016021 - integral component of membrane [Evidence IEA];~go_function: GO:0004888 - transmembrane signaling receptor activity [Evidence IEA];~go_process: GO:0007166 - cell surface receptor signaling pathway [Evidence IEA]): MANETLSGYCPTPFLQESLFPSKGGFIDGRFCEELTTEHGKVSCCLPCPLAEWTYGESKSTATCCQCSRILAHKNLSHPELISQTKVASWLGVATLPLCIFLLVSFAVLPPKWTHRHYLSICFTLGICCMEIAFIIPLGVKPEQCYNQITPNDMHTDLSCAFTGALLLFGGWVCVVFSFIRTLAFHLQVCWEIMLGPKFMWTALILSWGIPAVGLTEMLILTGVSYRFGTVCHINVHDSNRDYWAPVVAFGGASLFLQFATLVYCIYIYIKSIYDEETSTTSSGLPSYSASVRTVTARQAYRRVRRVLQLQWRGVALVLVILTNVIFFAVVFIKMDNHLTSTVANMKLATPWLTCLVETQGNIQKCYSEAEAIVPNKATLLAVLILLATVGFWNFVLYARPSIFVGWAEFFKARVAKPNEFVSVDARRGTPDPRAYEMISGSSLPPYKTPEPVVRSPSPARTMGARSPEAKGGQHYGREARYVRPSMSFSSPRPPSATPNGGEREWDPEATFAKSHSQKGSI; the protein is encoded by the exons ATGGCCAACGAAACATTGTCTGGATATTGTCCGACTCCTTTCCTCCAGGAGTCACTGTTCCCGTCGAAAGGTGGAT TCATTGATGGACGGTTTTGTGAGGAGCTTACCACAGAGCATGGCAAGGTCTCTTGCTGTCTTCCATGCCCATTGGCAGAATGGACCTATGGCGAAAGTAAGTCCACTGCTACCTGCTGCCAGTGTTCGAGAATCTTAGCTCACAAGAATCTGTCGCATCCAGAATTGATCTCCCAAACCAAGGTCGCCAGTTGGCTTGGTGTCGCTACATTGCCCCTGtgcatcttcctcctggTATCATTCGCCGTGCTGCCCCCGAAATGGACGCATCGTCATTACTTGAGCATCTGCTTCACCCTGGGAATCTGCTGTATGGAG atcgccttcatcatcccgcTAGGAGTCAAGCCGGAGCAATGCTACAACCAAATCACCCCCAATGACATGCACACCGACTTGTCATGCGCGTTTACCGGGGCCCTGCTCCTCTTCGGAGGCTGGGTATGCGTCGTATTCA GTTTCATCCGCACACTAGCCTTCCACCTCCAAGTCTGCTGGGAGATCATGCTCGGCCCGAAATTCATGTGGACAGCACTCATCCTAAGCTGGGGTATCCCCGCCGTCGGCCTGACTGAGATGCTCATTTTGACTGGAGTATCCTACCGCTTCGGCACCGTCTGCCACATCAACGTCCACGACAGCAACAGAGACTACTGGGCGCCCGTCGTCGCATTCGGCGGAgcatccctcttcctccaattCGCCACCCTCGTGTACtgcatctacatctacatcaaATCCATCTATGACGAGGaaacctccaccaccagctccgGTCTCCCTTCCTACTCCGCCAGCGTCCGCACTGTCACAGCCCGTCAAGCCTACCGTCGCGTCCGCCGCGTCCTGCAACTCCAATGGCGCGGTGTCGCCCTggtcctcgtcatcttgACCaacgtcatcttcttcgccgtcgtcttcatcaagATGGATAACCATCTCACCTCCACCGTCGCTAATATGAAACTCGCCACCCCCTGGCTCACCTGTCTTGTCGAAACTCAAGGCAACATCCAGAAATGTTACAGTGAAGCCGAAGCTATCGTCCCGAACAAAGCTACCCTCCTCGCTGTCCTGATTTTACTGGCGACGGTCGGCTTCTGGAACTTCGTCCTCTACGCCCGTCCTTCTATCTTCGTCGGTTGGGCCGAATTCTTCAAAGCCCGCGTTGCGAAACCCAATGAGTTCGTCTCTGTTGATGCGCGCAGAGGAACGCCAGATCCTCGCGCTTACGAGATGATCTCCGGATCGAGTCTGCCCCCGTATAAGACCCCTGAGCCAGTGGTGCGGTCCCCGAGTCCCGCACGGACGATGGGTGCCCGTAGTCCAGAGGCAAAGGGAGGACAGCATTATGGCCGTGAGGCCCGCTATGTACGGCCCTCGATGAGTTTCTCGTCTCCGAGACCGCCCAGCGCAACGCCGAATGGCGGGGAACGTGAATGGGATCCAGAAGCTACATTTGCTAAGAGCCATTCACAGAAGGGGTCGATATGA
- a CDS encoding splicing factor u2af large subunit (COG:A;~EggNog:ENOG410PJ8F;~InterPro:IPR000504,IPR012677,IPR006529,IPR035979;~PFAM:PF00076;~go_component: GO:0005634 - nucleus [Evidence IEA];~go_function: GO:0003676 - nucleic acid binding [Evidence IEA];~go_function: GO:0003723 - RNA binding [Evidence IEA];~go_process: GO:0006397 - mRNA processing [Evidence IEA]) has protein sequence MNGDTYTSRDSGRPRDYYREERRERGGDRAERGERRRSRSPHYSSRSSRREYEVDSYSSSRDYRAREREDRYSSRRDDREWDRDRGDRGDRGDRRRREYEDRPSRRERGDRDLFEDRPRREGRGDRERERGERAERGGRGDRDRGERGERRRSASPPRKREATPDLTDIVSVLDRKRRLTQWDIKPPGYENVTAEQAKLSGMFPLPGAPRQQPMDPSRLQAFMNQPAGGNADTSTLKPSNSRQAKRLFVYNIPQTVTGETLLAFFNVQLNGLNVIESVDPCISAQVAQDHSFALLEFKSPNDATVALAFDGIAMEEHEAAGNGAANGAAQGLEVRRPKDYIVPGGAEQEYQEGVLLNEVPDSPNKICVSNIPHYIPEEPVTMLLKSFGELKSFVLVKDSSTEESRGIAFCEYADPSATTIAVEGLNGMELGDRHLKVVRASIGMTQAAGLDMGVNAMSMFAKTTSQDLETSRVLQLLNMVTPEELMDPEDYEEICDDVRDECSKYGTVVELKVPRPTGGSRQSPGVGKIFVKFDTVESTTNALKALAGRKFSDRTVVTTYFSEENFDVNAW, from the exons ATGAACGGCGATACGTACACGTCCAGAG ATTCTGGTCGCCCTAGGGACTACTAC CGCGAAGAGCGTCGCGAGCGCGGCGGCGACAGagcagagagaggagagagaagacgtTCGAGATCCCCCCACTACAGTTCCAGAAGCTCCCGACGCGAATATGAGGTAGATTCGTATTCGTCCAGCCGTGACTACCGCGCCAGAGAACGCGAGGACCGTTATTCTAGCCGCAGAGACGACCGGGAATGGGATCGGGATCGCGGTGACCGTGGGGATCGCGGTGATCGCCGCCGCAGAGAATACGAAGATAGACCCTCCCGCCGCGAAAGGGGAGACAGAGATCTGTTCGAGGATAGACCCCGACGGGAAGGCAGGGGAGACCGCGAGCGTGAGCGTGGAGAGCGTGCAGAGCGTGGTGGACGTGGAGATCGCGACCGTGGCGAGCGAGGGGAGCGCAGACGGAGTGCGTCACCTCCTCGAAAGAGGGAGGCTACACCCGATCTCACAGATATCGTGTCGGTGCTGGATCGGAAACGTCGCCTGACGCAGTGGGATATCAAACCTCCGGGCTACGAGAATGTTACTGCCGAGCAGGCGAAGCTGTCAG GCATGTTCCCTCTCCCTGGAGCCCCCCGACAGCAGCCGATGGACCCCAGCCGCCTTCAAGCTTTCATGAACCAGCCCGCCGGCGGCAACGCGGACACATCTACCCTCAAGCCTTCCAACTCTCGCCAGGCCAAGCGTCTTTTTGTCTACAACATTCCCCAGACTGTCACCGGCGAGACCCTTttggccttcttcaacgTCCAGCTCAATGGCCTCAACGTTATCGAGAGCGTGGATCCTTGCATTTCGGCCCAGGTGGCCCAGGACCACTCGTTCGCCCTGCTCGAATTCAAGTCGCCCAATGACGCTACAGTTGCGCTTGCGTTTGACGGAATAGCGATGGAGGAGCACGAAGCTGCTGGCAACGGGGCCGCTAATGGGGCCGCTCAGGGCCTGGAAGTGCGGCGACCCAAGGATTACATTGTCCCTGGCGGAGCAGAGCAGGAATACCAGGAAGGCGTGTTGTTGAATGAGGTTCCTGACTCTCCCAACAAGATCTGCGTGTCCAACATTCCCCACTACATCCCCGAAGAGCCTGTGACGATGCTTCTCAAGTCTTTCGGAGAGCTCAAGTCGTTTGTTTTGGTGAAGGACAGTTCTACGGAGGAGTCTAGG GGCATTGCGTTCTGCGAGTATGCCGATCCCTCAGCAACAACCATTGCGGTGGAAGGTCTCAATGGAATGGAGCTGGGCGATAGACACCTCAAGGTTGTGCGCGCCAGTATCGGAATGACACAAGCTGCCGGCCTCGACATGGGCGTCAACGCGATGTCGATGTTCGCCAAGACGACGTCCCAGGACCTGGAGACCAGCCGCGTGTTGCAGTTGCTCAACATGGTGACACCGGAGGAGTTGATGGACCCTGAGGATTACGAAG AAATCTGCGATGACGTACGCGACGAATGCTCCAAGTACGGCACTGTAGTTGAGCTGAAGGTACCCCGTCCGACAGGCGGCAGCCGACAGTCGCCAGGAGTGGGCAAGATCTTTGTCAAGTTCGACACGGTGGAGTCGACGACGAATGCCCTGAAGGCGCTTGCGGGCAGGAAGTTCTCGGACCGGACTGTGGTTACAACCTACTTTTCCGAG GAAAACTTCGACGTCAACGCATGGTAA
- the OGG1 gene encoding 8-oxoguanine glycosylase OGG1 (COG:L;~EggNog:ENOG410PIA2;~InterPro:IPR003265,IPR012904,IPR023170,IPR011257;~PFAM:PF07934,PF00730;~go_function: GO:0003684 - damaged DNA binding [Evidence IEA];~go_function: GO:0003824 - catalytic activity [Evidence IEA];~go_function: GO:0008534 - oxidized purine nucleobase lesion DNA N-glycosylase activity [Evidence IEA];~go_process: GO:0006281 - DNA repair [Evidence IEA];~go_process: GO:0006284 - base-excision repair [Evidence IEA];~go_process: GO:0006289 - nucleotide-excision repair [Evidence IEA]): MTVGAFSEWRKLPVSLNELCINTTLRCGQSFRWHNVPDTDEWRCVLHGRLLSLKQDPTHLYYRTYRTTQSPKPKNNDDDTTLSLLTHYFNLSANLTSLYTEWSAQDPNFRKKAPQFTGIRILRQDAWEALISFICSSNNNIARISQMVEKLCLNYGPFIASINGRAYHGFPAPDALTATDVEGKLRGLGFGYRAKYIYQTAVMVAKEREAGWLDSLCNPECPAWRVEAAPAGEMKPEGREGYREAHEKLLELQGVGPKVADCVCLMGLGWGEAVPVDTHVWQIAQRDYKFGKGGNKSLTKVTYDAVGNHFRKLWGKEAGWAHSVLFTADLRTFSDRLAATTSKKVDVKVEKDDKEGVEVETKVTTAIAVPSKRPADDEKVKVEKEDDDETMEKEKLNTIVQASQTTTTRRMSKRLRKN; this comes from the exons ATGACTGTCGGCGCCTTTTCAGAATGGCGCAAGTTGCCCGTGAGTCTCAATGAACTCTGCATCAATACCACCCTTCGCTGTGGTCAATCTTTCCG ATGGCACAATGTCCCCGACACAGACGAATGGCGCTGCGTCCTCCACGGCCGTCTCCTCTCTCTAAAACAAGACCCAACCCACCTCTACTACCGAACCTACCGCACCACCCaatcccccaaacccaaaaaCAATGACGACGacaccaccctctccctcttaaCCCATTACTTCAACCTCTCCGCCAATCTCACCTCCCTCTACACCGAGTGGTCCGCCCAAGACCCCAACTTCCGCAAAAAAGCCCCCCAATTCACCGGCATCCGCATCCTGCGCCAAGACGCCTGGGAAGCCCtgatctccttcatctgcagcagcaacaacaacattgcgCGCATCTCGCAGATGGTCGAGAAGCTCTGCCTTAACTACGGCCCCTTCATTGCATCTATCAATGGTCGCGCCTACCACGGCTTCCCGGCCCCGGATGCCCTCACCGCTACCGACGTAGAGGGTAAGCTGCGCGGCTTGGGGTTCGGGTACCGCGCCAAGTATATCTATCAGACGGCGGTGATGGTGGCCAAGGAGCGGGAGGCCGGGTGGTTGGATTCGCTATGTAACCCGGAGTGTCCGGCTTGGAGGGTGGAAGCTGCGCCGGCGGGTGAGATGAAACccgaggggagagaggggtaTCGCGAGGCACATGAGAAATTGCTTGAGTTGCAGGGGGTTGGACCTAAGGTTGCGGATTGTGTGTGCTtgatggggttgggatggggagaggcGGTTCCGGTTGATACGCATG TCTGGCAGATCGCGCAGAGAGACTACAAGTTCGGAAAGGGGGGGAATAAGTCCTTGACGAAGGTTACTTATGATGCTGTGGGAAACCACTTCCGCAAGCTCTGGGGCAAAGAAGCGGGGTGGGCGCATAGTGTGCTGTTCACGGCGGATCTGAGGACATTCTCGGATCGGTTGGCTGCGACTACATCGAAGAAGGTGGATGTGAAGGTAGAAAAGGATGACAAGGAGGGTGTCGAGGTGGAGACGAAGGTCACTACAGCTATAGCTGTACCAAGTAAGAGACCtgcagatgatgagaaagTGAAGGtcgagaaagaagatgatgacgagacCATGGAAAAGGAGAAGCTGAACACCATCGTACAAGCTTCGCAAACAACGACAACAAGGAGGATGTCGAAGCGACTTCGgaagaattaa